From a region of the Aerosakkonema funiforme FACHB-1375 genome:
- the queA gene encoding tRNA preQ1(34) S-adenosylmethionine ribosyltransferase-isomerase QueA, translated as MPNKDEDLLLAAYDYQLPEERIAQNPAIPRDSSRLLVVDSPSHHSHHIFRDLPNLLKSGDLLVLNNTRTIPARLYGRKISGTAVEVLLLEELENNSWLALVKPGKRLPPGTKILFEAQLLPPEEEDFQSKIQNPKSKIQNQLTATVVARDEGTGGRILQFELPPEVSLIKVLGQFGHVPLPPYIKNTQSHPEQYQTVYGERPGAIAAPTAGLHFTTELLKQLQEKGIEQVYVTLHVGVGTFRPVEAEDITAHKMHSEWVEVSPETVAKIRATQARGGRVIAVGTTVVRSLEGAAVSGELQPFCGKTELFIYPGYKWRVVEGLITNFHLPRSSLLMLVSAKIGRDRLLSLYREAIAREYRFYSFGDAMLILPEAKLPN; from the coding sequence GTGCCTAATAAAGATGAAGATTTATTATTAGCCGCATACGATTATCAACTACCAGAAGAGAGAATCGCACAAAATCCGGCGATCCCCAGGGATAGCTCTCGCTTGCTGGTAGTAGATTCTCCCTCTCACCACAGCCACCACATATTTCGCGACTTACCCAACTTGCTCAAATCCGGCGATTTGCTGGTGCTGAACAACACTCGCACGATCCCAGCCAGACTTTACGGTCGCAAAATCAGCGGTACAGCAGTAGAAGTTTTACTGTTGGAAGAGCTGGAAAACAACAGCTGGTTAGCTTTGGTGAAGCCAGGTAAACGCTTGCCGCCAGGAACGAAAATACTATTTGAAGCTCAACTTCTCCCACCGGAAGAGGAGGATTTTCAATCCAAAATCCAAAATCCAAAATCCAAAATCCAAAATCAACTCACCGCTACAGTCGTGGCTAGAGATGAAGGTACGGGTGGGCGAATTTTGCAATTTGAACTACCGCCAGAAGTATCTTTGATTAAAGTTTTGGGACAATTCGGTCATGTGCCTTTGCCACCTTACATTAAAAATACCCAGTCTCACCCAGAACAATATCAAACAGTTTATGGCGAAAGACCGGGAGCGATCGCAGCTCCGACAGCGGGACTGCACTTTACAACCGAGTTACTCAAACAGTTGCAAGAAAAAGGAATCGAACAGGTATATGTAACCTTGCACGTCGGCGTAGGAACGTTTCGACCCGTTGAAGCAGAGGACATTACAGCTCACAAAATGCACTCCGAATGGGTCGAGGTATCGCCGGAAACGGTCGCCAAAATCCGCGCCACCCAGGCGAGAGGAGGTCGAGTGATTGCAGTGGGAACAACAGTAGTGCGATCGTTGGAAGGAGCTGCGGTTAGCGGAGAATTACAACCTTTTTGCGGCAAAACGGAATTATTTATCTATCCCGGTTACAAGTGGCGCGTAGTGGAGGGACTGATTACTAACTTTCACCTACCCCGTTCTAGCTTACTGATGCTCGTCAGTGCAAAGATCGGGCGCGATCGCTTGCTCTCATTGTACCGAGAAGCGATCGCCCGCGAGTACCGCTTCTATTCCTTTGGCGATGCCATGTTGATTTTGCCGGAAGCAAAGCTACCAAATTGA
- the typA gene encoding translational GTPase TypA: MTLPIRNVAIIAHVDHGKTTLVDALLKQSGIFREGEEVPDCVMDSNAIERERGITILAKNTAVKYKDTLINIVDTPGHADFGGEVERVLGMVDGCLLIVDANEGPMPQTRFVLKKALEKGLRPIVVVNKIDRPQAEPHKAIDKVLDLFLELGADDDQCDFPYLFASGLGGYAKEDLKDEGKDMQPLFDAILHHVPPPVGDPNKSLQLQVTTLDYSDYLGRIVIGRIHNGTIKAGQQAALVTETGAIVKAKITKLMGFEGLKRIEMAEASAGNIVAVAGFADANIGETITCPDEPQALPLIKVDEPTLQMTFSVNDSPFCGQEGQFVTSRQLRDRLMRELETNVALRVEETDSPDKFLVSGRGELHLGILIETMRREGYEFQVSQPQVIYREVNGQPCEPFEYLVLDVPEESVGSCIERLGQRRGEMQDMQVGGNGRTQLEFVIPARGLIGFRGEIMRMTRGEGIMNHSFLDYRPLSGDVELRRNGVLIAFEEGVSTFYAMKNAEDRGVFFITPGTKVYKGMIVGENNRPQDLELNICKTKQLTNHRASSGEELVQLQAPVDMSLERALEYIGSDELVEVTPKSIRLRKMAKKLVKR; encoded by the coding sequence ATGACGCTCCCTATTCGCAACGTTGCCATTATTGCCCACGTAGACCACGGCAAAACCACTTTAGTTGACGCTCTGCTCAAACAATCCGGCATCTTCCGCGAAGGGGAAGAAGTACCTGATTGCGTCATGGACTCCAACGCGATCGAGCGGGAGCGCGGCATTACTATTCTGGCAAAGAACACAGCCGTTAAATATAAAGACACGCTGATCAATATAGTTGATACCCCCGGACACGCTGACTTTGGCGGTGAAGTCGAACGGGTGTTGGGTATGGTGGATGGCTGTCTGCTGATTGTAGATGCCAACGAAGGCCCAATGCCCCAAACCCGCTTCGTACTGAAAAAAGCCCTGGAAAAGGGATTGCGCCCTATTGTAGTGGTGAATAAGATCGATCGACCCCAAGCAGAACCGCATAAAGCGATCGACAAAGTATTAGACCTGTTCCTAGAATTAGGTGCAGATGACGACCAATGCGATTTTCCCTATCTATTTGCCTCCGGTTTGGGTGGATACGCTAAAGAAGACCTGAAAGACGAAGGCAAAGATATGCAGCCTTTGTTTGACGCTATTTTGCACCACGTACCGCCACCGGTCGGCGACCCCAACAAGTCGCTGCAACTGCAAGTCACGACTCTAGACTATTCCGATTATCTGGGTCGGATAGTCATCGGTCGCATCCACAACGGTACGATCAAAGCCGGTCAGCAAGCGGCATTAGTAACGGAAACCGGTGCAATTGTAAAAGCCAAAATCACCAAGTTAATGGGATTTGAAGGCTTGAAGCGGATTGAAATGGCAGAAGCTTCCGCCGGAAACATCGTCGCCGTAGCCGGTTTCGCCGATGCGAATATTGGGGAAACGATTACCTGTCCCGACGAACCGCAAGCACTACCGCTGATTAAAGTAGACGAACCTACCTTGCAGATGACGTTCTCGGTGAACGATTCGCCGTTCTGCGGACAGGAAGGACAATTTGTCACCTCTCGGCAATTGCGCGATCGACTCATGCGAGAATTGGAAACCAACGTCGCCCTCCGCGTCGAAGAAACCGACTCCCCCGACAAATTCCTCGTTTCCGGTCGCGGTGAATTGCACCTGGGTATCCTCATCGAAACCATGCGCCGCGAAGGTTACGAATTCCAAGTATCCCAACCCCAAGTTATCTACCGCGAAGTCAACGGTCAACCCTGCGAACCCTTCGAGTATCTCGTATTAGATGTTCCTGAAGAAAGCGTCGGTAGCTGTATCGAACGCTTAGGTCAGCGCCGTGGCGAAATGCAAGATATGCAGGTTGGCGGTAACGGACGCACCCAGCTAGAGTTTGTCATCCCCGCACGCGGTTTGATCGGTTTCCGAGGCGAAATCATGCGTATGACTCGCGGTGAAGGTATCATGAATCACAGCTTCCTCGACTACCGACCCCTCAGCGGTGATGTGGAACTGCGTCGCAACGGTGTCCTGATTGCTTTTGAGGAAGGCGTTTCCACTTTCTACGCGATGAAGAACGCCGAAGATCGGGGTGTCTTCTTCATCACCCCCGGTACGAAAGTTTACAAGGGTATGATTGTCGGGGAAAACAACCGACCTCAAGACTTGGAACTCAACATCTGCAAAACCAAGCAGCTGACTAACCACCGCGCCTCCAGCGGTGAAGAGTTGGTGCAGTTGCAAGCACCCGTAGACATGAGCTTGGAGCGTGCTTTGGAATACATCGGCTCGGATGAATTGGTAGAGGTAACGCCGAAGTCAATTCGTCTGCGGAAGATGGCGAAGAAGTTGGTGAAACGCTAA
- a CDS encoding YraN family protein produces the protein MANRSVSHYPDLGALGEDLVAQWLRSQGWSILHRRWYCRWGELDIIAQNSESADLVFVEVKTRSRGNWDADGLLSISPQKQAKLWQAVLLFLAAHPELAERPCRFDVALVRCERLGRKPYRNSNFEAIDSYYSDPPSADDQKGNNAEQSLLTAKATQKTGYRLVLQQYIQSAFDFEG, from the coding sequence ATGGCAAACCGTTCAGTATCTCATTATCCCGATCTCGGTGCATTAGGTGAAGACCTGGTTGCCCAATGGTTGCGATCGCAAGGCTGGTCGATATTGCATCGTCGCTGGTATTGTCGTTGGGGAGAGTTGGACATCATCGCCCAAAACAGTGAATCCGCAGATTTGGTATTTGTAGAGGTAAAAACCCGCAGTCGCGGAAATTGGGACGCCGACGGTCTGCTGTCGATCTCGCCGCAAAAACAAGCTAAACTTTGGCAAGCGGTGCTGTTATTTTTAGCCGCACACCCAGAACTGGCAGAGCGTCCGTGTCGATTTGATGTAGCTTTGGTTAGGTGTGAGCGGCTGGGTAGAAAGCCTTACCGTAATTCCAATTTTGAAGCTATAGATAGTTACTACTCAGATCCCCCATCGGCAGATGACCAAAAAGGAAACAATGCGGAGCAATCTTTGCTGACTGCGAAAGCTACACAGAAAACAGGATATCGACTTGTCTTGCAGCAGTATATTCAGTCAGCCTTTGATTTTGAAGGTTAG
- a CDS encoding vanadium-dependent haloperoxidase, which translates to MTPKIFDAAFYQAVHSDLPAAGLTTENQLFEHLQKFGLKEGRQFLPLVDLNFYRENNSDLASFSNEQLFEHLQTHGIAEGRVFSRLVNLNFYRENNRDLASFNNEQLFEHLQTRGLVEGRRFSEVVDLDFYLQNNADVNQTYRGDRSIALSHLNVLGLTERRQFSPTFQFDPAFKNFVSADATNVVIDWNQTLLNAMRVERTSGGMATRNMAMVHTAIYDAVNAIANTFSPYRVDTEAPAFASPEAAAAAAAHRVLVNAYPQQKASLDAALASSLAQVPDGKSESDGVALGLFVADRIIEWRSTDGSNIQVPYTPQSNPGSWVPTPPNFAPATTPQWADVTPFGIRSTSQFRLTGPKLLNSAEYAAEFNLVKELGSKNSATRTAEQTEIARFWAGSPNAFTPPTFWNQIAQEMSLRHGNSLLEDARMFALLNIALADTSIASWDTKYAYNSWRPITAIRQADTDNNPLTETDPNWEPLLGTPAFPGYVSGHSAQSGAAEIVLSSIFGNDVSFTANALDNPNISRSYDSFSQAAEETSISRLYAGVHFSSDNTDGLLLGRSVANYIVENFLLNNDMTIM; encoded by the coding sequence ATGACTCCTAAGATATTTGATGCCGCTTTTTACCAAGCTGTACATTCTGACTTGCCAGCGGCAGGTTTGACTACCGAGAATCAACTGTTTGAACACTTACAGAAGTTTGGTCTGAAGGAGGGACGCCAATTTTTACCGTTGGTAGACCTAAACTTCTATCGCGAGAACAACAGCGATCTAGCTTCTTTTAGCAACGAGCAATTATTCGAGCATCTGCAAACACACGGAATTGCTGAGGGACGGGTATTTTCTCGGTTGGTAAACTTAAACTTCTATCGCGAGAACAACCGCGATTTAGCTTCTTTCAACAACGAGCAATTATTCGAGCATCTGCAAACTCGCGGACTGGTGGAGGGACGCCGCTTTTCTGAGGTTGTCGATCTGGACTTCTATCTACAGAATAACGCAGATGTCAATCAAACTTACCGTGGCGATCGCTCTATTGCCCTATCCCACTTAAACGTTTTGGGCTTGACAGAAAGACGGCAATTTTCACCTACTTTCCAGTTCGATCCGGCATTCAAAAACTTTGTTTCTGCCGATGCTACGAATGTGGTTATTGATTGGAATCAGACCCTGCTGAATGCGATGCGGGTAGAGAGAACGTCAGGCGGGATGGCAACTCGGAATATGGCAATGGTACATACAGCAATTTACGATGCTGTTAATGCCATTGCAAATACTTTCTCTCCCTACCGAGTGGACACAGAAGCACCTGCTTTTGCTTCCCCTGAAGCTGCTGCCGCTGCGGCGGCACATCGCGTTTTAGTCAATGCCTACCCCCAACAAAAAGCTAGCTTGGATGCGGCATTGGCGTCATCTCTGGCGCAAGTTCCCGACGGTAAATCGGAAAGTGATGGCGTTGCCTTGGGCCTATTTGTAGCCGATCGCATTATCGAGTGGCGGAGTACGGATGGTTCAAACATCCAAGTTCCTTACACGCCACAATCCAATCCCGGCAGCTGGGTACCGACTCCCCCCAACTTTGCACCGGCAACGACACCTCAGTGGGCGGATGTTACGCCTTTTGGGATTAGAAGCACATCTCAGTTTCGCTTGACCGGGCCAAAGCTGTTGAATAGCGCCGAATACGCAGCCGAGTTCAATTTAGTTAAAGAATTGGGCAGCAAAAATAGCGCTACTCGCACTGCCGAACAAACAGAAATTGCCAGATTCTGGGCGGGCAGTCCCAATGCTTTTACCCCACCTACTTTCTGGAATCAAATCGCACAAGAAATGTCTTTAAGGCATGGCAATAGTCTCCTGGAAGATGCGCGTATGTTCGCTTTGTTGAATATTGCATTGGCTGACACTTCCATTGCGAGTTGGGATACCAAGTATGCCTATAATTCCTGGCGACCGATTACTGCGATTCGACAAGCTGACACCGATAATAATCCCCTGACAGAAACCGATCCGAACTGGGAACCTCTGCTGGGGACTCCGGCGTTTCCCGGTTACGTATCGGGACACAGCGCCCAAAGTGGCGCGGCAGAGATAGTTTTGAGTTCTATCTTCGGTAACGATGTCAGTTTTACTGCCAATGCGCTAGATAATCCCAACATTTCTCGATCGTATGATAGTTTTTCGCAAGCAGCAGAGGAAACCTCGATCAGCCGTCTTTATGCGGGAGTTCATTTCTCATCTGATAATACAGATGGGCTGCTGTTGGGGAGGTCTGTCGCCAATTATATTGTCGAGAACTTCTTGTTGAATAACGATATGACAATTATGTAG
- a CDS encoding pentapeptide repeat-containing protein has product MNSSLKNRIARILLSLWLWVAICLTAFGGISAPAWALDYTKENLVGADFSGRDLTDSKFNQANLRNSNLSHTDLRGVSLFGAVLNLANLEGADLSYATVATARFMKANLTNAILEGAFAFNAKFDGAIVDGADFTDVVLRDDQLKILCAVAKGTNPVTGRDTRETLYCP; this is encoded by the coding sequence ATGAATTCAAGTTTAAAAAATCGGATCGCGAGAATATTACTCAGTTTATGGCTTTGGGTAGCGATCTGCCTAACGGCTTTTGGAGGGATTTCGGCTCCAGCTTGGGCTTTGGACTACACCAAAGAAAACCTAGTTGGTGCAGATTTCTCCGGACGCGACCTCACAGATTCCAAATTCAACCAAGCCAATCTCCGCAACAGTAACCTGAGCCATACTGATTTGCGGGGAGTCAGTCTTTTCGGGGCAGTTCTAAATTTAGCTAATTTAGAGGGAGCCGACCTCAGCTATGCTACGGTAGCCACAGCCCGTTTTATGAAGGCTAATTTAACCAATGCAATTCTGGAAGGTGCTTTTGCCTTCAATGCTAAATTCGATGGTGCGATCGTCGATGGTGCTGATTTTACCGATGTTGTACTGCGTGACGATCAGCTCAAGATCCTTTGTGCGGTTGCTAAAGGTACTAATCCCGTGACCGGACGCGATACTCGCGAGACTTTGTACTGTCCGTAA
- a CDS encoding helix-turn-helix domain-containing protein: MGLVKLRIREFAAKEGWSLKEVSDRSGVPYSTIKTYALSDGMAMADVTALFKLARAFNILVEDLVEIVKE; this comes from the coding sequence ATGGGACTGGTCAAACTGCGGATTAGAGAGTTTGCTGCGAAAGAGGGTTGGTCGCTTAAGGAAGTATCCGATCGCTCCGGAGTCCCCTACAGCACGATTAAAACTTATGCCTTGTCTGATGGAATGGCAATGGCTGATGTAACTGCCTTATTTAAGTTAGCGCGGGCATTTAATATTTTGGTTGAAGATTTAGTTGAGATAGTGAAGGAATAG
- the dnaG gene encoding DNA primase, translated as MQVPRLHPDTIEQVKQRVDIVDVISDRVVLRKRGKDFVGLCPFHDEKSPSFTVSPQKQMYYCFGCQAGGSAINFLMQVEKQSFSDVVLELARRYAVPVQTLEPEQRQELQRQITLREQLYQILAVTAAFYQHALRQSQGQQALEYLKSQRQLSEETIQQFQLGYAPAGWETLYRYLVEQKGYALHLVEQAGLIKPRKEGGGYYDVFRDRLIIPICDMQGKVIAFGGRTLTNEQPKYLNSPETQLFNKGKTLFALDKAKDAIAKQDRAILVEGYFDAIALHAAGITNAVASLGTALNIDRIRHLLRYTDSKQLVLNFDADKAGTTAAERAIGEIADLAYRGEVQLRILNIPDGKDADEYLKTHSHEEYRQLVTNAPLWLDWQIEQIVAGKNLKQADRYQQAYQQMIKLLNNIVNPDMRTHYITRCAEILSQGEARLVSMIAQNIIVELRNPRRSGPIGIVPRRPQAAKPVSTLPEGKRLEQAEALLLRLYLHCPYQRQAIADILEERDLEFSLSHHRFLWAQILEIQETSPQLELDLISKLQDKRLEFPDEMTQVGHLFLLDELSQLDITRAAELIRAAVTRMEQVMCEKQSRYFRELWEKINIAIERERGEQYSQEYRSTTQRSIELDRLCQVSFSDLVDI; from the coding sequence ATGCAAGTTCCCCGCCTGCACCCAGACACGATCGAACAAGTCAAGCAGCGAGTCGATATTGTAGATGTAATATCCGATCGCGTCGTCCTACGCAAGCGGGGCAAAGACTTCGTAGGCTTATGTCCCTTCCATGACGAAAAAAGCCCCAGCTTCACTGTCAGTCCGCAAAAACAGATGTATTATTGCTTCGGCTGTCAAGCTGGCGGTAGCGCCATCAACTTCCTCATGCAAGTGGAAAAACAATCCTTCAGCGATGTAGTGCTGGAATTGGCGCGACGCTACGCTGTGCCGGTGCAAACCCTCGAACCCGAACAGCGACAAGAACTGCAACGACAAATCACTCTCCGGGAACAGCTTTACCAAATATTGGCGGTGACAGCAGCATTCTATCAGCACGCATTGCGCCAATCCCAAGGACAACAAGCTTTAGAATATCTCAAATCCCAACGCCAGCTGAGTGAAGAAACCATCCAGCAGTTTCAACTCGGCTATGCACCGGCGGGTTGGGAAACTCTCTACCGCTACTTGGTAGAACAAAAAGGCTATGCCTTGCATTTAGTGGAACAAGCCGGGTTGATCAAACCGCGCAAAGAGGGTGGTGGTTATTATGACGTATTTCGCGATCGTCTGATTATCCCCATTTGCGATATGCAAGGCAAAGTTATCGCTTTTGGCGGTCGCACTCTCACCAACGAACAACCCAAATATCTCAACTCGCCGGAAACGCAACTATTTAATAAAGGTAAAACTCTGTTTGCCTTGGATAAAGCTAAAGACGCCATTGCCAAGCAAGACCGAGCTATCCTGGTAGAAGGGTATTTTGATGCGATCGCTCTCCACGCCGCAGGCATTACCAACGCCGTCGCGTCACTCGGCACTGCCCTCAATATAGATCGAATTCGTCATTTGTTGCGCTACACCGACTCGAAACAACTCGTACTCAACTTCGACGCCGACAAAGCCGGTACTACCGCCGCCGAAAGAGCAATCGGGGAAATTGCAGATTTAGCTTACCGGGGAGAAGTGCAGTTACGCATACTCAATATCCCCGATGGCAAAGACGCCGATGAATATCTCAAAACCCATTCCCATGAAGAATATCGCCAGCTGGTAACAAATGCGCCACTGTGGTTGGACTGGCAAATCGAGCAAATCGTTGCTGGAAAAAACCTCAAACAAGCCGATCGATATCAGCAAGCATATCAGCAAATGATCAAATTGCTGAATAATATCGTCAATCCGGATATGCGGACGCATTACATCACTCGTTGTGCAGAAATTCTCAGCCAAGGTGAAGCGCGACTGGTATCCATGATTGCCCAAAATATCATCGTCGAATTGAGAAATCCCCGCCGCAGTGGGCCGATTGGGATCGTCCCTCGGCGTCCTCAAGCTGCTAAACCAGTTTCCACTTTACCAGAAGGAAAACGATTAGAGCAAGCGGAAGCTTTACTTTTGCGCCTTTATCTGCATTGTCCTTACCAGCGTCAGGCGATCGCAGATATCTTAGAGGAGCGAGATTTGGAATTTAGCCTTTCTCACCATAGATTTTTATGGGCGCAGATTTTGGAGATCCAGGAAACATCTCCACAGTTAGAACTAGACCTCATCTCCAAGTTACAAGACAAACGCCTGGAATTCCCAGACGAAATGACCCAAGTTGGTCACCTGTTTCTACTAGATGAGTTGAGTCAGTTGGATATCACCCGCGCTGCGGAATTAATTCGAGCTGCTGTCACTCGTATGGAACAGGTGATGTGTGAAAAACAATCTCGTTATTTTCGAGAACTCTGGGAAAAGATTAACATTGCGATCGAACGAGAACGCGGCGAGCAATACAGTCAAGAATACCGCAGCACCACACAGCGCAGCATCGAACTCGATCGACTTTGCCAAGTCTCCTTCTCCGACTTAGTAGACATTTAA
- a CDS encoding tetratricopeptide repeat protein, whose protein sequence is MFKKHPSIYIIAAAISLACSSALSPTHAASDIPGTKQLVRGIVTQDLEAAGYFQQGVNSYNQRDLDIAADAFQKALERDPKIAPAHFYLGNILNEKGRTGEAIAQYQQALALNPDLEEAHYNLGVIYYQQGQIDAAISAYERTLAINPENSYAYYNLGAIYYQLDRLEEANVAYRQTIRLSPENADAYYNLGIVLEKQGQLEAAAVAYQKAVEINPNLAAGYNSLGNILSRQNQPEEAIAAYKEAIRRHPNDPSAHYNLGVILYYQEQLKDAVRPLKRARDLYRSQGQTSKADEVDLLIQQIEVLRKQPRR, encoded by the coding sequence ATGTTTAAAAAGCACCCCTCAATCTATATAATTGCCGCCGCTATCAGTCTCGCTTGTTCGTCTGCGCTGTCCCCAACCCATGCAGCGAGCGATATCCCAGGAACGAAGCAGCTAGTTCGAGGTATTGTTACTCAAGATCTGGAGGCGGCTGGTTACTTCCAACAAGGAGTCAATAGCTACAACCAGAGAGACTTGGATATCGCCGCCGACGCTTTTCAGAAAGCTCTGGAACGAGACCCCAAAATTGCTCCGGCTCACTTTTACCTGGGCAATATTTTAAATGAAAAAGGCCGCACTGGGGAGGCGATCGCTCAATACCAGCAAGCGCTTGCTCTCAATCCAGATTTAGAAGAAGCGCATTATAACTTGGGAGTGATTTATTATCAACAAGGTCAAATTGATGCTGCGATATCCGCATATGAAAGAACCCTTGCCATCAATCCCGAAAATTCCTATGCTTACTACAACTTGGGCGCGATCTATTATCAACTCGATCGGCTAGAAGAAGCGAACGTAGCCTACAGGCAAACGATTCGTCTAAGTCCCGAAAATGCCGATGCTTACTACAATTTGGGAATTGTGTTAGAAAAGCAAGGGCAACTGGAAGCGGCAGCAGTTGCATACCAAAAAGCAGTTGAAATCAATCCGAATTTAGCAGCAGGCTACAACAGTTTAGGCAATATTTTAAGTAGACAAAATCAGCCAGAAGAAGCGATCGCAGCTTATAAAGAAGCGATTCGCCGTCACCCCAACGATCCTTCCGCACACTATAATTTGGGCGTTATTTTGTACTATCAAGAGCAGCTCAAGGATGCAGTTCGCCCCCTCAAGAGAGCTAGGGACTTATACAGATCCCAAGGTCAGACCTCTAAAGCCGATGAAGTCGATCTCCTAATACAACAAATTGAGGTGCTGCGGAAACAACCGAGGCGCTAG
- a CDS encoding PQQ-dependent sugar dehydrogenase has protein sequence MPNQIGSDRIVSVDSLLAAETNNINNLLSGIPFHNSIITAAPISSTPINVTLDSLPPPFQTESATKFSQTVPIPDNPSLQVPTGFEVNVFAAGLVSPRWLAVTPTGDVLVAETSQNRISLLRDSNADGVADVRTTFASQSNGLNQPFGMVFADNYFYLGNTNAVVRFPYSNGQLQLIGTGEKIADLPTGGHSTRNLALSPDGQKLYVAIGSASNVNVEPLPRASVQVMNLDGSNRQTFAFGLRNPVGLEFNPTNSELYTVVNERDGLGDDLVPDYLTSLNAGEFYGWPYTYLSPNLLDPRRTVNGQSENPELAASTTTPDVLFQAHSAPLGLEFYNGQTFPQEYRNGAFVAFHGSWNRDRGTGYKVVFAPFDTNGNPLGYYQDFLDGFLLNPSVPTTWGRPTGLQTLPDGSMLVTDDANNRIYRIQY, from the coding sequence TTGCCAAACCAAATAGGAAGCGATCGCATTGTTTCAGTAGATAGCTTATTAGCAGCAGAAACCAACAATATTAATAACCTTTTATCTGGGATTCCTTTTCACAACAGCATCATCACCGCCGCACCGATTTCATCAACACCGATAAATGTTACACTCGACTCATTACCGCCGCCTTTCCAAACCGAAAGCGCCACCAAATTTTCGCAAACAGTGCCAATTCCAGACAATCCCTCACTGCAAGTACCGACAGGTTTTGAAGTAAACGTATTTGCCGCCGGTTTGGTAAGTCCGCGTTGGTTAGCTGTCACTCCCACCGGCGATGTTTTAGTAGCGGAAACATCCCAAAATCGGATTAGTTTGTTACGAGATAGCAACGCAGATGGTGTCGCCGATGTTCGCACCACTTTTGCCAGTCAGTCAAACGGATTAAATCAACCATTTGGGATGGTTTTTGCCGACAATTACTTCTATCTTGGCAATACTAATGCCGTCGTGCGTTTTCCCTACAGTAACGGTCAGTTGCAATTAATCGGAACAGGCGAGAAAATTGCCGACTTACCAACTGGCGGACACTCCACGCGCAATCTCGCACTTTCTCCGGATGGACAGAAATTGTATGTAGCGATCGGATCTGCTTCTAATGTTAATGTAGAACCTCTGCCACGCGCTTCGGTACAGGTGATGAATCTTGATGGTTCTAACCGACAAACTTTTGCTTTTGGTTTGCGAAATCCAGTCGGACTAGAATTTAACCCGACAAACAGCGAACTTTACACTGTGGTGAACGAACGCGATGGTTTAGGCGACGACTTAGTTCCAGATTACCTCACCAGTTTGAATGCAGGTGAATTCTACGGTTGGCCTTATACTTATCTATCACCAAATCTACTCGATCCGCGCCGCACAGTTAACGGACAAAGCGAAAATCCCGAATTAGCAGCAAGTACTACTACACCCGATGTCTTGTTCCAAGCACATTCCGCACCTTTGGGATTGGAATTTTACAACGGTCAAACTTTCCCCCAAGAATATCGTAACGGTGCATTTGTCGCCTTTCACGGTTCTTGGAATCGCGATCGCGGTACCGGTTACAAAGTTGTGTTTGCGCCTTTCGACACCAATGGTAATCCTTTAGGTTACTATCAAGATTTTCTGGACGGTTTTCTGTTAAATCCTTCTGTACCGACGACTTGGGGAAGACCTACGGGTTTGCAAACTTTACCCGATGGTAGTATGCTCGTTACTGATGATGCCAATAACCGCATTTATCGAATTCAATATTAG